Proteins found in one Zea mays cultivar B73 chromosome 1, Zm-B73-REFERENCE-NAM-5.0, whole genome shotgun sequence genomic segment:
- the LOC100281043 gene encoding Protein DETOXIFICATION 48: MCNAAGTDSLPAPAPPLGSLKASAHQLLHPVDGDQANAHALQLSKVAGEARAIGRVSVPMAVTGLVMYSRALISMLFLGRLGELALAGGSLALGFANITGYSVLSGLALGMEPICGQAFGARRGKLLALALHRTVLLLLAVALPISLLWVTSTGHVLKLLGQDEGVADAAQTFAAYASADLAVLAVLHPLRVYLRSQNLTLPITACSLFSVLLHGPINYLLVVRLRMGVAGVALAVALTDLNLLLALLCFLAISGAHRDSWVGPTLDCLCGWPELLRLAVPTATAVCLEWWWYELMIVLSGLLANPRATVASMGILIQATSLVYVFPSSLGQGASTRVSHQLGAGRPAGARRAAGAALSIGVGVGLVAATFMVSVRSHWGRMFTSDADILRLTGVALPIAGLCELGNCPQTAGCGVLRGSARPGSGARINLASFYLVGMPVGVALAFGARLGFAGLWLGLLAAQAACAVWMARAVAATDWDVEVGRAKELTKATASNNHSECNSSSSTSASSDITTVIATSNSAAGCKNNGYVPISERCSNDSELEKLEEGLMSSDDIPSASVSGSASAGDTGAVVRENRGSCCNDSGAAGTAATTEGKEQRRGGSERGPLISVSDGEHDGDGRGGGGQV, from the exons ATGTGCAACGCCGCCGGGACAGATTCCttgccggcgccggcgcccccgCTCGGCTCTCTCAAGGCCTCCGCGCACCAGCTCCTCCACCCCGTCGACGGCGACCAAGCCAACGCCCATGCACTGCAGCTCTCCAAG GTGGCCGGCGAGGCTCGGGCGATCGGCAGGGTGTCGGTGCCGATGGCGGTCACGGGCCTGGTCATGTACTCACGGGctctcatctccatgctcttcctGGGCCGCCTGGGCGAGCTGGCGCTGGCCGGCGGCTCGCTGGCGCTTGGCTTCGCCAACATCACCGGCTACTCCGTGCTCTCGGGGCTGGCGCTCGGCATGGAGCCCATCTGCGGCCAGGCCTTCGGCGCGCGCCGCGGCAAGCTGCTGGCGCTGGCGCTGCACCGCACCGTGCTGCTGCTCCTCGCCGTGGCGCTGCCCATCTCGCTGCTGTGGGTCACCTCCACGGGGCACGTGCTCAAGCTGCTGGGGCAGGACGAGGGCGTGGCGGACGCGGCGCAGACGTTCGCCGCGTACGCGTCGGCCGACCTCGCGGTTCTGGCCGTCCTGCACCCGCTGCGCGTCTACCTCCGGTCGCAGAACCTGACGCTGCCCATCACGGCGTGCTCCCTCTTCTCCGTGCTGCTGCACGGGCCCATCAACTACCTCCTCGTGGTGCGCCTCCGCATGGGCGTCGCCGGGGTGGCGCTCGCCGTGGCGCTCACCGACCTCAACCTGCTCCTCGCGCTCCTCTGCTTCCTCGCCATCTCGGGCGCGCACAGGGACTCCTGGGTGGGCCCCACCCTCGACTGCCTCTGCGGCTGGCCGGAGCTGCTCCGCCTGGCGGTCCCCACCGCCACCGCGGTCTGCCTCGAgtggtggtggtacgagctcatgATCGTGCTGTCGGGCCTCCTGGCCAACCCGCGCGCCACCGTGGCGTCCATGGGCATCCTCATCCAGGCCACGTCGCTCGTCTACGTGTTCCCGTCCTCCTTGGGCCAGGGCGCGTCCACGCGCGTCAGCCACCAGCTCGGCGCGGGCCGACCCGCGGGGgcgcgccgcgccgccggcgccGCCCTCTCCATCGGCGTCGGCGTGGGCCTGGTTGCCGCCACCTTCATGGTGTCCGTGCGCAGCCACTGGGGACGCATGTTCACGTCGGACGCggacatcctccgcctcacgggcGTGGCGCTCCCCATCGCGGGTCTCTGCGAGCTCGGCAACTGCCCGCAGACGGCCGGCTGCGGCGTCCTCCGCGGCAGCGCCCGCCCGGGCAGCGGCGCGCGCATCAACCTCGCCTCCTTCTACCTGGTGGGCATGCCGGTGGGCGTGGCGCTGGCATTCGGCGCCCGCCTGGGCTTCGCCGGCCTATGGCTCGGCCTCCTGGCGGCGCAGGCCGCGTGCGCCGTCTGGATGGCGCGCGCGGTGGCCGCCACCGACTGGGACGTGGAGGTCGGACGCGCCAAGGAGCTGACCAAAGCGACCGCCAGCAACAACCACAGCGagtgcaacagcagcagcagcacctcCGCGTCTAGTGATATAACCACTGTGATCGCCACTAGCAACAGCGCCGCCGGGTGCAAGAACAACGGCTACGTGCCAATCAGCGAGCGCTGCAGCAACGACAGCGAGCTGGAGAAACTGGAGGAGGGCCTCATGAGCAGCGACGACATCCCTAGTGCCAGCGTCAGCGGGAGCGCGTCTGCTGGTGACACCGGTGCCGTGGTTAGGGAGAACCGCGGCAGCTGCTGCAATGACAGTGGCGCTGCTGGTACGGCGGCGACGACGGAGGGAAAGGAGCAGAGGAGGGGCGGATCGGAGCGGGGCCCGCTCATCAGTGTGTCGGACGGGGAGCACGATGGCGACGGCCGTGGAGGTGGCGGCCAGGTCTAA